Genomic segment of Mercurialis annua linkage group LG6, ddMerAnnu1.2, whole genome shotgun sequence:
GGGACAGTTTTGCTGAGTTAGAAGCCGGAAAGAACACGTATTCCGACCCAATGAATTTCAGAATTTGCCACGTAATTTGACACGTTTGCAAatgaaatcacaaactttagcgtaATTTGCATTTAcaatactaattttaaaattttggcaaaAACAGGCATCAACTTTTACTTTTTGGCAAATCAAAACACCGTATAAAGTATAGAAGTATATATATGCGTTATTTGCATACAGAAAGTGAGAAGGCTGTTCTCATCTTCTGCAAATCAGCCATTCTCtcctttatttttcattttcatgttcTTCATTTACCAGTAATATTATTCATCTCCttcttgcaaaaaaaaaaacgatctgagtatatttatttttttaaaagatgatTTAGGTTTTGTTTGCAATTAtggctaaaattttaaattttattttttaaaaccaaaGCCTTCAATTGTTATCAATTACGACCTCTTTTTAGAAGTtagataatgttttaaaattggctTAACCTATTTTAAGGTCcctaaactatatatttttagtttattaggtttttaaacttctatttgacttttttgggttcttaaactttcatttttcgATTCATAAGatctttcaacttttatttgcctTTCTCAAGTccctaattgtttattttttggttcactGGGCCTTAAATGGATCTTCGTTTAAGGACATATTGAtccaaaaaacaaaagtttaaggacgtgagaaagtcaaataaaaattaatggacctgatgaaccaaaaaataaaattttaaggatTTCTGAAAgctaaataaaagttgaaggacttgATGAACCAAAAgatgaaagtttaaggaccttAAAATGGGTTTAACCTTTAAAATTTGGTCGTAATTGATAGAAGAtgcaaaagtttgaattttaaaaaataaaactcaaagtTTTGGTTCAAATTGGACATAATTATGGGTGTACATTGGttggtttgacctttttactcAAAACTGATtgattttttattcataaaaaaaccgaaccgaaattaaGGTTAAAATTCGATTCGGTCGGTAACtgatatatattacataatataaaataataacaattacaTCTATTGTTCGGGTTCGAATCTTGATGCTGCCTGTTATAcatttttacttaaaaataaataatataacactAAAATACAACAGTGGGAGTTGAACTCATACCCTATGAGACCTATATGAGCATTCTACCATTAGACTACTGTTATAACATTTTATATAtgagagatttttaggtagaccgagtctatcaCATCATCCGTAGATTAAACCAATCACGTTataacatgtcattaaaataatttagtcgtaattaataaaaatttgtaaagatttaaatttaaaaaatgattagaCCAAATATAAACTTTATGTAATGCCTAAGAACTGATGCTGTAATAAATTCCAACAACCATTATACTACTGTAACTGCTACTTGAAAATTATTGCCAGAGAATTTCTATTTTAAACCAGATGACACCATGCATTACAAAATGAAATGTAGATTATAAAaagtctaattttaattaaattaattaagaccAGTGGGATGAAAGTCTTGACTTCATACCTCCACACTCATACTTTAAGAGATTTATTTAAGGGATACACGTGGTATCCTACTGATAATGTACGACAATATCTAACCACAAACATCTGAAACTCTAGCAGTCGATTAACATTTATGCTAAAAGAAAATCAACACCATTTATTTTATAGTGAATGATAAAAATTGGACAACTTGCCtcttttagttaaaataaaattgaggaAATTCGaatccaaaacaaaaaaaattatttcctaAATTCTTGTCCGGGCTATTCTGTAAACTTGCATGAGTGTggatactttaattttattgagACCGTATTGGTAAAGATTCATGGAACCAGTACACCTAAATTGCACACTGACTTAATGTAATATctcaaaattttaagttttaaaataagCCACTCATCCCGGTTTGAGCAATcgagattataaaaataatatttaaaattcaaattttgaatttaaatacttaaaaaggtctataaaaatataagaagtataaaaaattaatttagaaatttttgggtaaaaatagaataatttttaagcaatttgagcgtaaaattgcaaaaataatcaatataaattaagtttttggaAAAGTTAAAATCAAAAGTGGGAAAAGTTAAAATCGTAAGTGGTAAAAGTTAGTTTTGACCtctaattttttgattaattacaAAATTGTCTATAGGACTAGAATGGACCTTTGTTCAATTGAGGATATAAGTTACCAACCCAAACCCTTAATTGTAGACCTTTGAGTGCCAAATACCACCCATAACcagctaataatcacccatagACCTTAACCTTTAACAAATCTATCAGTAAACTCTCCGATCCTTaaaaactgttagtaaactctCCAATTTTTGTGGTGGTGCTCATTCACGGTTCTTATAGACGAAAATAACCCTACAAAAAGGCGGCTGGTGGCgccaaaaagacaaaaaaattgaCGGCGCCAGGTCATCAAAAATccaaaaacctttaaaacacccAAGACACCCCTAAAAAATTTTAATCAAACTAAGACTTAACCACACTCAAACCAATCAAACAACCCAACGAATCATACTAAATCCAACCGAACCAGCCTTTCAACCACCACGCGCCGtcggtagttgattttctatttacaaatttggtagttgattttctatttacaaaggatgtttgtagtattatgtttgataatacggagttgggtatggatatgtacaaaatgttctttattatttgattaaagatgtttaatgcaaaagatgttattggaaattaataccataagttatcaaacttctaaacaactttgacacttatgattaggacatattgcaaaagatagatataacaagttagataggatgagAATCTTGAgtaatcaagattttgcatcgcttccgacttgtgagtcgtatcttaaagatAAAATGACCTGATCATTCTTTGTGGTACAAAGTGGAAGAGCCAAATCCGTTTAAAAGATCATatatagtgatgtatatggtacgtttataGAGACAGACCAATGTAactacttatacttcattttctatatCGATGAtctatcacgatatagttaagtttgtcttatgaagaacaaacatgaagattttgaaatgttcaaataacatcaagaatgaagtaaaaaaccaaattggaaaaagtattaaaactttacgatgtgatcgaaaagagAAGAATACTTGGGTACAAAATTTAGTACAATCCTAAAAgaaatgtggtattatttttcaacttactcactgggaacaccatggttgaatggtgtatctgtcaagaaggaggtaTCGTACAATGTTGGACCTGATAcaatcaataatgagctatatactgacttatacATCTCGTTATGAGGTTAAACACTTCTTATCGCAAATAAaactctaaattaaattccaactaaattcgcTCCATGAAATATGGTATGGAATTAAGTCTTAagaatgttaagatttgaggatgttcggaacatatcaggtAACTGATATCCGAAACTAAAACATAATACATTTACCGATCAAATAAAAAGCACTCACCAAAACGTCAGAACCAAGTTAGAAGCAACCTCTATCCCACCGGCCGCATACAAGGGTATATAGTATTAGAGTTAAACTAACACAAGATATTTGTTAAACTATTGTAAGATTTTGCTCTGAACTTTCATTGATCTCAAAATAAATGCAATAAAGTTGAAAAAGTGGGAAAAACCCTAAAGTGCTCTCTGCCCTCTCTCCTCACCAAGCAGCAGCCATCTTCCTTTTTTTGCCAtgggaggtgatttttggcATTATTAGACTAAAAATCACCTCACTAAATCCATTATTTagcttgtatttttattttatcagttTATTATAGTTTTTTCCAAGTTTTTTTGCTATCTCAACCATTTTTGGTTTAGATTTAGAAGTTTTTCTAGTTTTTCCTTAATTGAGTTAGATTTATTCTATTCTAACTTAAGGTTAGTATGTCTTCACCTTTTGGAGTAGTTTTTGCGGTTCGAGAGAATCAGATTCCAAGAAATTTGTTAAAAATCTATAAGACTTTTCTCTAAGTTTTCATTGATCTCAAAACAAATGCAATAAAGTTGCACAAAACTTTGACAATGGCTACATTAAAAGGATAATCATAATCACGAAATCGATACTTATGagtaattgattctaggggttACTGTATTTTAcaagaattgcaaaatggtaaccgaacttcaaaacgtaacaaaatggttactaaacttgtaaatttctaattttgagAGGTTTctaagtgttttacggtcaaattatacatatatagtaatcaaattttgattatttatgacaaataataccttatattttatatgtacACATAATCAAGAAAAAATCGACTCGAATAGTTTTTCTCCAGCGACtaaaaatccttctatcttaacaaaacaaaatagtATAATAACCAAAATGTtatgttttgaagttcggtcatcattttacaatttttaaaaaagtacagtcactttcaaaatcaattaccccgCTACTTCTAAAAGATGATATTACAAAGTTTTTGGTCACTAAAGTTTTGtccctaatttaaattttagttgcaGTGAGATGAACTCCTATATAAATGAAGCCTATAGCCATATTGTTTGTGCTACACTACATAGCATCATTCCAATTTCTATAAAGAACAACTTAATTGCAAGAATGTTCCATAACAATCACCACTTATATGCATGCATTTTGCAGTTCAAAATGAGAATAACAACTCTATGATATAGGCCACCATCATCAGTCATCAATAACCTCAATGATCTGAAGAAAATAAGTAGAatatcatatatatttttactgtGGCCTTTTTACCATTAACCACcatatttttttgtctttaactGCAAATAAGGACAAACTGGCCAACTATTtattactccctctgtcccaaaATAGGCAATGaaattttaatgaatttaaaagaaattgtatTGAGAAGCAATTTGTAAGAAAGTTAAATTCCCAATATAAAATGAGTTAAGACATAAGAAAATGTCATGTTTGTCCTTATTAATATAGTGGTAATTTTTGTCTTTTGTGAATTTTGTTGTCTTTTCAAGATATTCtctataattaatgagggtatGTTAGAGAACTACTTAATAAAGTAAATATCTagtgcctataatttgggacaaaaaaaatggaaatagtgcctatcaatttgggacggagggagtattatttaaaCACCAAAAGTTTTTTCTCTAACTTTAAATAAACACAACATGCAAATTCATCCGACCACTTCCATGCATATAGTTATACACATTACCACACAATATAAAGTATCTGATTCAAAtgcaaattttataataaaatatgtttttcaAATTATCACCCTTCTGTATAATATTTagttaaaataccataaaattaaataaaatcatataATTTAGCATAGAAAATGATCTAAAGTACTatatgaaaactaaaaatattaatatcctAATTACCTAAATCCAATAACaccaaaatcaaatttaaaaacatagatAGATAACTCTGATACCAAATTTCAttcaataataatcaaattaatacatgaaaactaataataataatgtccTCATTAGTTagaccaaaattacatcaaaaacCTAAAAACTATCCTAAATATTAAACTTGTTGTACAAATTGTTTATCTCCATTGTTCGGAATGGGGCGGCTGAGATTAATCAGTGCAAGCCAAAGTTGCCCCGGATCTTCTTCTTCAGCGATAGCAGCCTCTTCGTCGTCTCTGCTAGCCCTAAACGACCAGACCTGAATTGTGTCGCCTCGGTCGAAGAACTTTCTTTTGATTAGCTTCTCCGTCTTCTTATCATCATATTCATCCTTATTTCTCTCCATCACTTCAACCCACCGATGTCCTCAGGTTCAGATTACGGGTACTCGGCATATTCCATGTTTTGAGAATCATATCAGACACAAAACCGCACGGCTCCAATAGTTTAACCTTCAACTCTTGTCCCTTCTCGTCCTTGGTAAGAAAGGTAGGGTCTTGTATTTGCAACTTAGGAATTGATAAACGATCGTGAGTTGGATTTACATCTGTGTTGTACAAGTATTTCTGTATCACCAGCTTCGCGTTTTGGCCTCCAAGAGCTCTAATTTGTGCTTCCGGCGCTTCTGGATTCAACGCTTTTGTTGATCTCACCATGGGCCTGGTACTTGGTTTCTTGATATTCTTCTTCTCTTTGTTTTTTGGTTTCTTCGTCTGTTTCACTTCATGTTGGCTCTCAACAAACTTGCGTTTTCCACCGAtgatattttcttgattttgataATCAAGATCATGTTCGATTCTTGAAGTAGACATAATTATGATCACGAGCGGAAGCGGGCGATCGTTTTCTTCGTGGAATAGGAGGAAACAGGCTAAGGTTGGAGTTGGAGACAAGAGAATGATTGAATGAAGTAGTAGTAGTAATGCTTAAGGCGTGTGATGAAAAAGCTGTGAGAACCTCGAACGGGTCTGTTGTTATTTTCTGAGCATCTGCCATGAACGTTGGATCTACAGGAATCACCATCATTCTCAACAAAAGGAAAATATATTGACGACTGAAATGTAAATAGGTCCTTATATATATAGAGCAGTGAATCCTGGTGGAGTCAATTGATTAATGTGGTTTGTTACTTCCTATTCAGCAAAGAATTAAACTATATGCGATCAGGTTTGTGGTAGTATAGTAGCCGTTGGATCCAAGCTTGAGCAGTTACACTAAATAATAGTTGGAGTTCGGGAGATATGCTCCAACGTGTTTGATTACATGAGATTCTGTTGTTGTTTAATGTGGTTTCTTACTTCTGAAAATAATTGCAATGGTTGGTCTTTAAGTTTGAAGTaaaaattcaattgattaaTGTGCTTTCTTACTTCTCTTTTTTTCCTATTCAGGACATAATTAAACTATATGCATTACTAGGGAAATAATATTGGACTATGAACGAGTTACTTCTAAGAAGTGAAAAATAGAACTAGCACAAATTTTGAAGTTCAATTTCATGTCAAATCCGAACCTATTCTACTATTCGGTTCAGTGATAGAGTGTTAGATACaaaagcaaattactctaaaaatcctcacatttgtcataattcatagTTTATTAttccttatttgaaaatcaaacgatttgatacctcagaTTTGATTTTGCAAACTATAAGACCCTTAAATATGgataccaaatcgttaacggaatgaaaCGTGAGATACCAAATGGTTtgcaaatcatttgaaaattgATGTAGCGGAagtcacaaaataaacacaGTATAACTTAAAAGATGTTGATAATCAAATTATGCCAgcaattaacttttaaaatttattgattcaaTAAAGAGAATACTAGACAATAGGCATCAAAAGTCGCTGATTCAACTGAAAACCGatatttggaaaaataaacaaattatctCAAAACATCAAAAAGTTCCGTTCAACAACTCATAAGGGTATTTAAATaataagacaaaataaaaaccctAAACTGGGTGTAAAACGAAATAAACTCAAAAGCCTCAAAAACTGCCGAAATCACAAAAACACCATTTTGAGGGTACAGATGATGGAAATCAGCCCAAAAGTGACGTAGGCCATAAGCAAAGCTAATGGGTATCAATCGTTGGCCCGTTTCCAATAAAGTTAGACTCCGGAACCGCCCAAATCGCACACTTACAACTTCGGCAGAATTACGAAATTGCCATTATGCCACTTCGCGCTTCCTTTTCTCCATGAACTCAAAATCCGTCTCCGCAACCGCATCAaaaatgaggtatcaaatcgtttacataattgaaactgaggtatcaaatcgtttagataattaaaactgaggtaccaaatcgtttgaaagtgaatatcaaattattaacggaattaacagaagggccttatagtttaaaaaattaaactgaattaccaaataaatttgattttcaaataagggatatcaaactgtgaattatgacaaacatGAGGagtcttagagtaatttgctctacaTACAAATATGTAAAGGGAGCAATTAGCCTAATAAAGAAAAACTAATCTATaactatctatactatatataaaagcacggatggggggtgGGGGACatacaaatttactgaataattcttttcagtttactactaaataaaagttttatagtcataattatttatttaattaatcactattgtaattaaagtcctaattagaatggGTAGCTAAATtctctccaatttaatttttagtatgtaaaaaataactaaattgtcttcaaattagtaggaatacctatcttttaatttgattgaattataaaattaaaatactgtatttggtcaatatattattatttaaatttctatcttattattttaaaagatattattaataaaattaagttaattatttaattatgattattataaaaccaaaacaagaataaattcagtatggaaaaaaaattaataactaaatatattatatttatttttacaaaaattgttaactaatttaatattaattataaataaaaaattatataattataataaatttactaatatattcattgaggAGTTACAATGCGAAACTAGTACATCAAAATAGCTTTATTAATTgggaaacaaagaaaaaaaaatctttactGTGCAAGAAAACACTTAATaacctattttaattaaaattataatttaattaaaataatatattaaaaaattataacaagtAAACAGccataatattataattttggtataggtCGATTATTAATAACCTATTTTAAAAGTCCTACACTTGACCAACAAGTATTTGGCTTCCTAAACCGCTAAGGAAacagtaaatatttttttactttttaaattatgaattaggGTTAgagaaaaaataactaaataggataCAATTGCAAAGCAGTCCTTATTGCATTACGATTTCTCACCCGGTCCTCTATATATAACACATTCCTTACAGTTTAAGCTTATTAGTAAGAGTCTTCAGCTCCATCACTTCTTCATTCTACAGCTCCATTATGGTTATGAACATGTTCGTCACTGACCAAACTAACAACAAAATCGATCACGATACCTCGACCGGGGTTGTTGATGTTGGTATTGAATTAAAGGATTGGCCGAGGgaattgaagaagaagaggaaacaTTGTTACGAGGACGAGATAAACGAGCCGACGACGAAGAAGAACAAGGTCGTCAAGCTAAAGGAGGCGACGGGGTTGGTTGAGCCGAAGAGGAATGTATACCAATGTAAGGAATGCAAGCAGGATTTCGATAATTTTCGAGCGCTTGGCGGGCATATGGCTTCGCATAATAGAAAGATGAGGAGCGATGATGATCTTATGAACACTAGTTATAAATGTCCAATATGCCATCACGTTTTCAATGATTTTCGAGCTCTCGGCGGGCATATAGCTTCGCATAACAGAAAGGACAGAGCCGAGAAAGCTGCTTTAGGGGGAGACAGCTCGTTATGTATCGTAGCAGGATCGTCGGTTGGCAGTTTGAGAGACAAGAGTTACGAGTGTAATATTTGCTACAAGAAGTTTTTAACCGGGCAGGCGCTTGGAGGTCATAAAACTTATCATAGGAAAATTGCTGACAGTTTGATTCACGCTCAGGAAAATCCTGAAGGTAAACTCAGATCGAATCAAGTTTCGTCACATCCTGAAACTCGAGTTAAATCAAGTTGTGGAAAAGTAATCCTTTTCGGAATTGATTTGAATGCCTCCCCATCTGTTGCAAGATgctaaattattttagttagtttaggacttcaatttaatttttctttttgaactaCGGCAATTGGTTTAACAGCTGAAAGTAGTTTGTAGCAGTAGAATTCACCCCAGTTGGGGGAATTGGTTTTCTATATTTCAAGAATTTTGatatgtaaatatatatttgtTCGAATTATAATCTAGTTAAACGAGGTATTGCACAGAACCTACGAAGAATTTGTCATTGGGGGAAAATCTCCATTTAAGTTTAGGATATATATTCCGTAAGAAAAAGCGTGTGCCATCTACTTAACAAGCAATGTTAACATCTTTTCAACTATATCAATAGCTGAAGGGTGGACAGTTGGGAACTTCTCGGTGAAAGATTGGCGACGATAAAGAGGAAGTTGTCGAATGTTGCGTTCTCATTAAGAAATCCCAACTCCGCCTCTGATGGAAATTTAATTTGGCCGAGTTGAGCTGCATATGAGTTCAATTTGCTGCTCTGCTTCGAGCTGTAATTGAGTTGCTCTTCTTCTGTGCACATCAGTGATGTTTGAGCGTATTCGTGTTGCCCTATCTATTTACACCTCGAAGTTTAACCATTTGAGATTTTTTTGTCAACTGGTACGGGTGGTTTTCTTAAATCTTACATTGCATTTGTAGCTGCATTAGGATTAGGTAGCTGCATTCACTTACTATCCATGATTGCTTTTGCTATAAACTAGAAGCAGTAAGTTTAATGAAGTGTCACAACCTGTtataaacaacaacaaaaagaatcaaaaattAGAATGTAAATAGGATtgcatattataaaattatcccCTCTGAGGGATCTCATCAAACACAGTTACAAAGCTAATCTCTGTACAATAGTTTAGCTAACGAAGCTATTAAGCTCGTATCTGAAATAACCTCGTATAGCATCTCGTCCAAAAGATGCTGTATTGTATGTACGGATTGATGTTGAGTTTCTACTTGTGAAATTGCTGCTGCTTTATGCTGTTGGTTGCATTTTTGCAGTCTCTTCCGTATTAATATGCATCTCTTCTAAATTTTACGTGTGTATTTTATTGAGCCGACCAAGCCGAGGTAtataaattgatttgaaaactACTTATTAGAATGCAGTTTAATCATTTTCAGTTTGATAAGTTCAAGATGGGCAATGTTATGATTTTCAATCTTCTTTCATGTTCTGTTTTATcttcttttacttcttttaCATATATTTCCGAAAAGATAACATCAGTGCAACCCTTgcttaaatttatatctttattcCCTCAAAATCAATCGGAGATATTTTTAACACTATGTCTATTACTAAGGCAATTGCAGCCATCTTTAGCCTCATATACGCGTCATGGTGATTAAACATAAGACTAGTTGACATATGTCATTACTGTGACTACACCAAAAGGGACTTTTAGCAGCGAATATCTAAAGACGCTTTTACAAGGTGCAGCTGGTTTTGTAGTTATTAATGTAACGACGTTTAATAAAGGCAGATATTAACTTCATCGGTGCATAAAGGCCATTTCCTTTCAATCATTTTGTGCAGCATAAGTTTCGCATCCTGCTTTTTACTTGTAAATATGCCTTAGTAAATAGTAATGTATCTTCTCTTTTACTGGTTATACAGTTATATTTCTCTTTTTCACTCATTGAATATATGTTGTGCTTGATCAACTATTAGTTAATTGTATGGTTTTTATGATAATAGGCATATATGCTTATGATATTTGAAGTTGTAGGTATATATTGATAATGCTATTACCTTTACTTTCACATTGCAGCTCTAAAATATCATTTATAGTATGTATCTTTTTGTCTATTTAATCTGTAGTTTTAGTGTACAAATGTATATTTTGAATGTTTACCAGAGAAAGGCCTTCAAAACCTGAACGCTCATCAAGTGTAGAAATCGCCAACTGTAGAAAATTCAAATCATTATCAGAAGGGTTCTGATACTTGACTTCACTCGAGTACTTAAGGATGGGCAAATGTACAGAGTTAGCTGCTTTACCAGATGAGATTAAACACTTGGTATCTCTTACTTATTTATCCCTATATAATCAACCCAACTTGGCTTCTATGCCACACTCATTTGGCAACCTCATCTCTCTGAGTTCATTATCCATTCTTGATTGTCCAAAGCTTATTAAGAACCTCGCCCGctgaaataatttaataagtAAAAGATGTCATGAACTAGTAAAATGATGTGAGAAGCCGACAAGAGAGGACTAGTATAAAATATCACGTATTCCGAGTAGCTATTTAGATAAGACAATTATAGGTCCGAAAAGCTATAGTAGCCGCAGGGTATGTCGAAGATCCTATAAGTTTGATATATGTCTATTGTTGAAGTTAAGACATTCTTCTAATTTTGAAGCTTCTTTAACATGTACTTTTTAACTGGATTAACTCTAACGCATGTCGCTGATTTTGTATTCTTAAATCTAACGGCGTTTTATAGAGATGCTTTTAATTTACAAGGTAAAACAGAAGCAGTTTAACCTTAAATTAGAtcctttttttctttgattGGAAAAGGAGAAATATATAAACTCTCAAACACCAAAGCGATATCTTCAAAAATACAAGGCCAAATATGATTAGAAACATCCTCCATAACCACTACTTCTTGCGGAATAGATAACGCCCATTGCGCTATATTATGGGCTGTTTTGTTATTACCTATATGAGTAAAGACAAAACAAACACTGTAAAAATACGAAAGTGAAGAAAATATATCCTCAAGAACTAGGTATCTGAAGGAAAGACTCAAACTAGGACCGGAAAAAGTCAAACTCTAGGCGGGCTGCTAGGTTTCACCTACGCTACAGTTTCACAAGATTTAACCTTTCTTGTGAAACCGGGTTCCAGAGCACGAGGGAATGGGTTTTCATTCCCGGAACCACCTTTAGTAGATGCCGAACCTGCTGCCTCATTGAAGAAGGGGGCGAGTGCAGCAGCTACATGGACCCCTTCCTTTTTGTTGTTGCCAGCGCTttctgataggagtaaaatacttcTATATTCTAGAGTGTTTTGATGCTCTTTAACATCTTTTGTTATGCATTTTGAGGTGTATATGTATCTTATTTGTGTGCTTAAGCGTTTCAAGATAACGGAGCGTTATGGAGCATCTTTGGTGTTAAAAGAGGAAGAAGCAAGCAAGAAGCAAGCAAGGGAGCAAAAGAATTGAAGAATTCATGAAACCTGTGCATTGCACGGATCGTGCacatttaatttaaagagtttgactcTTTTAAAAAGTTCATTAGAGATGCTTTTAATACTgcaattttcattaaattaattttagaattaaaatatataaaatttattaaaatttaacaaataaaaagttgcaaaaattaaataaaaaatttggggCCAAAAAAATTGGTAGTGGCAGTTTTAAATGTCTTTATAATAAAGGTTAATATAACTTAAATATTCCGTCTCTATAATGAAtgttaatctatactatatatataaggACGGATGAAGGGAAAAGGAGATACACATTTACGTTATTGTTCTATTGagataattattaaagttaattagagataaaatactaactaaaataaactacttatattACTATTTCAAGATAATTGTAgagaatattaaataaaatagaatactttaatatataataatggcctactcattttttaaattcaaacttttatacTTCTATCAATTACGACTAaaccttttaaattttacaatcatgtccaatttgaaagttttttttgcaacagtaatttaaaattcaaacttttggaAATTACGACcaaattttagaaaattgtctaatttctaaaaaaagttaatataaacttttggccgcaattgataaaaattaaaaggtttgga
This window contains:
- the LOC126687508 gene encoding putative B3 domain-containing protein At2g27410, which encodes MSTSRIEHDLDYQNQENIIGGKRKFVESQHEVKQTKKPKNKEKKNIKKPSTRPMVRSTKALNPEAPEAQIRALGGQNAKLVIQKYLYNTDVNPTHDRLSIPKLQIQDPTFLTKDEKGQELKVKLLEPCGFVSDMILKTWNMPSTRNLNLRTSVG
- the LOC126653719 gene encoding zinc finger protein ZAT1-like; its protein translation is MVMNMFVTDQTNNKIDHDTSTGVVDVGIELKDWPRELKKKRKHCYEDEINEPTTKKNKVVKLKEATGLVEPKRNVYQCKECKQDFDNFRALGGHMASHNRKMRSDDDLMNTSYKCPICHHVFNDFRALGGHIASHNRKDRAEKAALGGDSSLCIVAGSSVGSLRDKSYECNICYKKFLTGQALGGHKTYHRKIADSLIHAQENPEGKLRSNQVSSHPETRVKSSCGKVILFGIDLNASPSVARC